From a region of the Brevibacterium siliguriense genome:
- a CDS encoding ABC transporter substrate-binding protein, with protein sequence MKFTRRKNDAERPRPLKRKTACLLTPAIAITAALGLVLGGCAAPSALVGSSDDTLIFGTGSVPRVLNPAVQSGLATATPGAQLFASPVRLNSNMEPEPYLAQSWEESKDGKTVTLHLVDDATFHDGRPITSEDVAFSLGVVKREHPFGANLFGPVTSVDTPDDQTVVINMSRRHPALMTAMSPPFLPVMPKHVYGTDDTVVDHPQNAHDVVGSGPYRLRSNLEGKRIVLDKVDDFFVPNEEAPQQVLIEIISDENTLALATEKGEIDMMLSNTPSILSRMEDVDGVTVADEGYEGLGALTWLGFNVKSENVSHKRVRQAIAYAIDRDYLVNELHRGQIEAATSPIANGSPYFDDSLPSYDRDLDKAADLLDDAGYPVDENGNRFTVQLDYDPLSAEMSSSIAETIKANLKDVGITVKIRSSADEPTWGNRVANYDYDMTLDNVWNWGDPAVGVERTYLCDNIKKGVLWANMSQYCNEDVDRLFKKAAAAPDEETRRADYAKVQKILTDELPVLPLENQQYRNIYSDSVHNAPNGPFGIMSPLLDISMEG encoded by the coding sequence CAGCGATGACACGCTCATCTTCGGCACTGGTTCGGTCCCTCGCGTCCTCAATCCCGCGGTCCAGTCGGGGCTCGCAACGGCGACACCCGGCGCACAGCTCTTCGCCAGCCCGGTGCGACTCAACAGCAATATGGAACCCGAACCCTACCTTGCACAGTCGTGGGAAGAGTCGAAAGACGGGAAGACAGTGACCCTCCATCTCGTCGATGATGCGACGTTCCACGACGGCCGACCCATCACCTCAGAGGACGTGGCCTTCTCACTCGGGGTCGTCAAGCGTGAGCATCCCTTCGGAGCCAATCTCTTCGGCCCTGTCACCAGCGTGGACACCCCCGATGATCAGACCGTGGTGATCAATATGTCCCGCAGGCATCCGGCACTGATGACCGCGATGAGTCCGCCGTTCCTGCCTGTTATGCCGAAGCATGTCTATGGCACCGACGACACCGTCGTCGACCATCCCCAGAATGCGCACGACGTCGTCGGTTCGGGACCGTACCGGCTGCGCAGCAATCTTGAAGGAAAGCGGATCGTGCTCGACAAGGTCGATGACTTCTTCGTGCCCAACGAGGAGGCACCGCAGCAGGTGCTCATCGAGATCATCTCGGATGAGAACACCTTGGCGCTGGCTACGGAGAAGGGCGAGATCGACATGATGCTCTCGAACACTCCCTCGATCCTCTCGCGCATGGAGGACGTCGACGGAGTCACGGTTGCCGATGAGGGCTACGAAGGACTGGGTGCCCTCACCTGGTTGGGGTTCAATGTCAAAAGCGAGAACGTCTCGCACAAGCGGGTGCGCCAGGCAATCGCCTATGCGATCGACCGGGACTACCTTGTCAACGAGCTCCATCGAGGCCAGATCGAAGCAGCCACGAGCCCGATCGCCAACGGCAGCCCCTACTTCGACGATTCGCTGCCGAGCTACGACCGTGACCTCGACAAGGCCGCTGATCTGCTCGACGATGCCGGTTACCCGGTCGACGAGAACGGCAATCGCTTCACCGTCCAACTCGACTATGATCCGCTCAGCGCCGAGATGTCCTCGAGCATCGCCGAGACCATCAAAGCCAATCTCAAAGACGTCGGCATCACCGTGAAGATCCGCAGCTCCGCCGACGAACCGACCTGGGGCAATAGGGTGGCGAACTACGACTACGACATGACTCTGGACAACGTCTGGAACTGGGGTGACCCGGCAGTCGGAGTCGAACGCACCTACCTGTGCGACAACATCAAGAAGGGCGTGCTCTGGGCGAATATGTCCCAATACTGCAATGAGGACGTCGACCGGCTCTTCAAGAAGGCCGCAGCCGCGCCGGATGAGGAAACGCGCAGGGCCGATTATGCGAAGGTCCAGAAGATCCTCACCGATGAGCTTCCCGTGCTGCCGCTGGAGAACCAGCAGTACCGCAACATCTATTCGGACTCCGTGCACAATGCTCCCAATGGCCCGTTCGGCATCATGTCGCCGCTGCTGGACATTTCGATGGAAGGTTGA